The sequence AGACCTGAATTGCTGTTCCTTTACTTTCTTCTCAATGCGCTCTTTGTTGATTTCTTGGGAAATAGCTTCGGCTTCTTTTTTCTCCGTTTCGTCCGTGGCCACCACCATAAGGGTTTCGACCTCTCCATCATCTCCCATGGTAGGGATGATGTTGATCTTGATCCAGACAAAATCCCCCATGTCATTGACCACCTTGATGTCTCCGGACCAAGTTCTTCCTGAAAGCGTCATCTTGCGGATATTGTCAAGGTACCGGGAGTCATACCCTTGTTTTTGCAGCCAGCCAAAGATGTTTTTGGGGGCTTGATCAAATTCCATGATGCTGGAGAACTTGTCCGAGAAATAGTAGAAGTCCCCCGTTGGCCGGCTTTTGGCGAAAACCGTATAATCGTCCACGGCGACATCCACTTCCAGTAGATCTTGATAAGCCTGCTCCAAAGAGCTATAAAGAGAGCTGATCTCCAAGGTCATCTTATGGGCTTTTTGTTCTGATACCAGCAGTTTTTTGAAAGTCTTTCGGATGGTCTTGGCTGAGGGGATAAAGATGAAGAAGATCTCAAATGAAATGACCCCCAATGACAATATCAACAGGAATATTTCTATGCTCTGGAGGTTGGTTACCTTGTCCTTGGCTTCGTCATCGTATTGGAAAACAATGCGGTCCATGCCGTTTAGAAAAGCCTGTTCATGGTTGATCAGGGTATTGATGTCATGGCTTAGGCTGTCGGTGGGCAGGGAAAGGTCTTGTTCCAGCTTGTCGATGATTTGCTGTGCTGAAGAGACCATAATGGCATGGTCGTTTTCAATGTCCCCAAACAAATCCCGGATGGTTTTGCTGTTGTGGCCTTTTATGTCGAGGGTAGCGTCCCCGAATTGAAGGCCTATGTGGACTTTTTTCCATTCTGTCAGTGATGACTTGAGGCCGGAAAGGTACTCGCTTCGTTTGGGGCGGTTGAGGCTGTCACCGAGCAATAGCACGTATTTGCTGATTTGCTGACTGAGCATTCGCTGTCTTCCAGAGAGGTTGACCACCCTGGAATCGTTCTTTTGCTCATTGATGAATTTTTGTACCAAAATCTGACTCAGAATGATACTGGTGGCAATGGCACAAAGTGCTATCAGGTAGTATCGTACTAATTTTTCGAATTTGGGCCTTTCCGATAAATGGGGATTTTTCATACTTCCAATATTCGATAGCAAAGTACGTAAATACACTTAAAAATGTAAGTAAAGTTTACTTTCTTTGAGGGATGGAATCCCTAAGTAAAAGGTTGCCATCCAAGTAATCTAGCGTAATAGAGGTATCATTATTGTTGATGAACCGAATGGATTTAAGCTCGAGTTTTACTTTTAGTCCTTCTTTGTCAGTGGTATAGGTCATGGCGGTGGTGGGGTAGGGAAAACGCTCGGGCAGAGAGTCAAGATCGGGCTGATGTGACAAGGCTAAGTTGCTGAGGTTGATATCGGTCCGGTGCAGGGCATTGGAAATGGATATTCCATTTTTTCTTGGGTTGAGGTGAATGTTAAAGGATGAATACCCAGCTTTAAATGTAGTCGTGTCTTGATTGTTGATACGGATAGGCGTTAAATAGTCGTATCCCTGGGTGTTGGTCGCTTGGTTGGTTCTGCTTTGGGCCTGAAGGGTGATCATTTTGTTGAAGTGTCCCAAGGGATTTTCAGGGATGCCCAAGGTTTCCAAGTATAAGCTAGCAGTGCTGGTTTTGTTCCATTTAGGTTTTCCTTCATTGATGGCTTGGAGGATGGAATCAATGTCCTGCTCATACCAATCTCGCATTCTATCCAAGCTATGATGCTGTTCAAGGTAGCGGGTAATGGAATAGATTTCTTTGACTTCTTCTTCCTTTACCAGCACCGGGCCGGTATTTGCTTGAGCAGGTTTTAACTTAGGCAAATGGGATTGATCCCAAATTACCTCGTGGGCGGCATGTTCTTCTTCCAGTAAATGATGGTTTCGCAAGATTGCTTTTAACCTTCTGTATTGACTCCTTTCGCTTACTGAGAATATCCCCCATGGTCCAAACGAAGAGAATAGGAGTATGCAGGCCAAGGACAAGGGGATGAATTTGATGCTCTTGAAACCAAGTTTAAAATAAAAACAGGTCACTGTGAGCCATGCTCCAAGTAGGACGATAAGGTACCTGTTAATAGTGATGCCATAATCATCGATTCGAATTCCGATAGCAATGAATAACACGACCACCAGTGGAAACAATAGGAAGAAATATATTCGCGAAAAGTTGCCTATCCAAGGTTCTTTATCATTGTCCCGGTAGGGATATAAAAGCAAAATGGTCAAAATGCCCCAAATAGCCATGCCGATGATGAGATAGGCCACAATGCCTTTGGGCCAATCCCATTCAAGGATGATTTTTAAGCTATACCCGTATAGGATCAATAAATACACCATCAACAGGCTGAGCAGAATATACTGGCTGAATATCTTTAACCCTTTGGGATAGTTTACTTCTTGGTCAATTTGATGGAGCGGGCGTGGGATTCCCGCCAAGAAAACCCAAGTATTAAATACCCCCATGATCAATACGAAAAGCTGCAGGTATATTTTGGGATCAATGTCTAATTCAAAAAGTAAATGCAATGCCGCCAAGGCCATTGCGAGTCCCGCAAAGAGCACCAAGGAGTACAATAGCGATGTTAAAAACCGTAGAAATAGTGTTTTGTTATAATTCCAAAAGGCTAAAGTGTGGATGTTTTGCAGGTATGGGGTAAAGGAAACCATTAAGTGGATGCAGGCACCTAAGATCGCAAAGCGGTAATAGGGCATTGCAGTGCTTTTGGAATGGGTTCCATCTGGAAGAGAAAAATAGACCAAAACCATGATACCGATGCCCAATAAATGGTTGATATATGAATAAGGCTCGGAGACTTGTTTTTTTTCATTAATGATACTGATACAAAAAAAACAAGAAATTCCCAGTGCAGCCGTCAGCATCAAATTGATGTAAGGAAAGGCATTGTCTACCCAGTTTTCACTTTCTATAAGGAGGTTTCCCGCGGAGGCTGCCAAAATACCTGAAATGAGCGCCAATGGAAACCGCTTTACTGCTGCCAGGGCTTGGTTGTTCAGGTATCTTAAGGAGGGGAAATTAATCATTTGGTGCCGAATAGTTCAATTCCGTAAGATAGATGAAAATACTTTAAAAACTTTAAAAATGGTGTTTGTGTATTGTAAAATGTTTTATTTCCTTAATAATTACGGTTGGATTCTAGCAGGTTTGTATTTTGTTGCTGTGGTATAATTTTCTGAACCCGGGAGAGCACTGCTTAGGAAGGGTAGGGCATAAAAAAGCAGGGTTCAACAACCAAACCCTGCTTTAGTAAAACGAAAATAGGTCTACTACTACTAATTGTTGCCTTGGGATTTACCCCGAATATGGACAGAGGCGGCTGCTTGATTTATGTCAAGACCACATTCCGGCAATTCATGGGCAATCCTTCTACTTTTGATGCTTATTCTTCAAACCCAACATACACATACCCTTCTTCCACTTTTACAGGGTACACAGCGATGTCACAGGTGTCCCCGTTGATGTTTTTCCCTGTTTTGAGCGAAAAATTCTTTTTGTGGAAGGGGCAAGCTACCTTAGG comes from Echinicola vietnamensis DSM 17526 and encodes:
- a CDS encoding ATP-binding protein gives rise to the protein MKNPHLSERPKFEKLVRYYLIALCAIATSIILSQILVQKFINEQKNDSRVVNLSGRQRMLSQQISKYVLLLGDSLNRPKRSEYLSGLKSSLTEWKKVHIGLQFGDATLDIKGHNSKTIRDLFGDIENDHAIMVSSAQQIIDKLEQDLSLPTDSLSHDINTLINHEQAFLNGMDRIVFQYDDEAKDKVTNLQSIEIFLLILSLGVISFEIFFIFIPSAKTIRKTFKKLLVSEQKAHKMTLEISSLYSSLEQAYQDLLEVDVAVDDYTVFAKSRPTGDFYYFSDKFSSIMEFDQAPKNIFGWLQKQGYDSRYLDNIRKMTLSGRTWSGDIKVVNDMGDFVWIKINIIPTMGDDGEVETLMVVATDETEKKEAEAISQEINKERIEKKVKEQQFRSALILEGQEEERKRISRDMHDGIGQLLSAMKFNLEGIHSVKSDYEREKLKTSKDLLKNVIKEVRRISFNLTPSALSDYGIVPVLNKFCREITKLSDLQVTFENQTGFLNRLEGKVENNLYRICQEAVNNAIKYAQASEVKIVLSHNSQFLNVDIQDDGKGFDVNKLEEKGHLSASGHGLFNIRERANFINGQCTINSQIGKGTTISINVPLD
- a CDS encoding DUF4153 domain-containing protein; translation: MINFPSLRYLNNQALAAVKRFPLALISGILAASAGNLLIESENWVDNAFPYINLMLTAALGISCFFCISIINEKKQVSEPYSYINHLLGIGIMVLVYFSLPDGTHSKSTAMPYYRFAILGACIHLMVSFTPYLQNIHTLAFWNYNKTLFLRFLTSLLYSLVLFAGLAMALAALHLLFELDIDPKIYLQLFVLIMGVFNTWVFLAGIPRPLHQIDQEVNYPKGLKIFSQYILLSLLMVYLLILYGYSLKIILEWDWPKGIVAYLIIGMAIWGILTILLLYPYRDNDKEPWIGNFSRIYFFLLFPLVVVLFIAIGIRIDDYGITINRYLIVLLGAWLTVTCFYFKLGFKSIKFIPLSLACILLFSSFGPWGIFSVSERSQYRRLKAILRNHHLLEEEHAAHEVIWDQSHLPKLKPAQANTGPVLVKEEEVKEIYSITRYLEQHHSLDRMRDWYEQDIDSILQAINEGKPKWNKTSTASLYLETLGIPENPLGHFNKMITLQAQSRTNQATNTQGYDYLTPIRINNQDTTTFKAGYSSFNIHLNPRKNGISISNALHRTDINLSNLALSHQPDLDSLPERFPYPTTAMTYTTDKEGLKVKLELKSIRFINNNDTSITLDYLDGNLLLRDSIPQRK